The Argopecten irradians isolate NY chromosome 4, Ai_NY, whole genome shotgun sequence genome has a window encoding:
- the LOC138320947 gene encoding uncharacterized protein, giving the protein MSNYPPGPMDANYFDDGRGNRLESASELGSAYELRRLGDSRYTSQASMTMSLYGSRSILSMYTPSQASYILPVVTDAPDPIKKPADNWGFACCSIFINPLFGLIAVLLAEMSKDYFNRCKYIQASKYGAYAKGVAAGGIVSMIVVLALIVAQVVNYHLKFYY; this is encoded by the exons ATGTCTAATTATCCACCCGGACCAATGGACGCCAATTACTTTGACGATGGCCGAGGCAACCGCCTAGAGTCTGCCTCAGAGCTTGGCAGTGCTTATGAGCTCCGTCGCCTGGGAGATTCTCGATACACTTCCCAAGCCAGTATGACAATGTCCTTATATGGAAGTCGGAGTATCCTGTCTATGTACACGCCGTCCCAGGCGTCATACATCCTCCCTGTTGTAACTGATGCACCCGACCCGATCAAAAAGCCAGCAGATAACTGGGGCTTCGCCTGCTGTTCTATATTTATTAACCCTTTATTTGGCCTCATTGCTGTGTTATTAGCAG AGATGTCCAAGGATTACTTTAATCGCTGTAAATACATCCAGGCCTCAAAGTATGGAGCTTACGCCAAAGGTGTCGCAGCTGGAGGGATCGTGTCCATGATTGTTGTATTGGCTCTGATTGTAGCTCAAGTGGTGAACTACCATCTCAAGTTTTATTACTGA
- the LOC138320948 gene encoding uncharacterized protein → MFRIFLLYGVFLLATALTEEEPHKKKYNGPIVNAPAVISQTSISATKSQVTGEFGDQFGSPSVTVHSSKGVLNDGTPSLDLKCLARSPAKSSHVFYWMRKGQGQAQFKLLAKVSKSGAVIWPDDVQGEIGWRKYQHIKDKQLLEGDVTQGDTASFTLHIPLLPCEDEGLFKCVHFSYKSKSTKPKKDDVVFRFNMTLVCGKLTLTQPNSPKHVPSAVATILEDENVNYADLAVTELAAIFVLIIILVITIICCVRHQKNATKAKKEKKSDTNLTERKSSKTGTSRSARNLKTHLSSHRQTSYTSIGPTQHSPHRSYQSMTRMPPPPPQPMGGPPPPIGGPPQPMGGPPPMGGPPQPGGGANTDRPPTTPNRNALLASINARRVSSSNL, encoded by the exons ATGTTCCGTATTTTTCTTCTTTACG GTGTCTTCTTGCTAGCTACAGCATTGACAGAGGAAGAGCCGCATAAAAAG AAATATAATGGCCCAATTGTAAATGCTCCAGCAGTAATAAGCCAGACTTCAATAAGTGCTACCAAGAGCCAGGTCACAGGAGAATTTGGGGATCAATTTG GCTCACCATCAGTAACAGTACACAGCTCTAAAGGTGTTTTAAATGACGGTACTCCTTCATTGGATCTCAAATGCTTGGCCAGGTCACCAGCCAAATCATCCCATGTTTTCTACTGGATGAGAAAGGGACAAGGGCAGGCACAATTCAAGTTACTGGCAAAGGTATCAAAATCTGGTGCTGTAATATGGCCCGATGATGTACAGGGTGAAATCGGCTGGAGGAAGTATCAGCATATAAAGGATAAACAGCTGTTGGAGGGAGACGTCACCCAAG GTGATACCGCATCCTTCACCTTACACATCCCACTCCTACCTTGTGAAGACGAGGGACTCTTCAAATGTGTCCACTTTTCCTATAAAAGCAAGAGCACAAAGCCAAAGAAGGATGATGTTGTGTTTAGATTTAACATGACTCTTGTTTGTg GTAAACTGACCTTGACCCAGCCGAATTCACCCAAACATGTACCATCAGCTGTGGCTACTATCCTTGAGGATGAAAATGTGAACTATGCTGATCTGGCTGTCACAGAACTGGCTGCCATCTTTGTACTAATTATCATCCTGGTAATAACGATTATATG CTGTGTGCGTCATCAGAAAAATGCTACCAAGGCAAAG aaagaaaaaaaatcagatacCAACTTAACTGAGAGGAAATCATCCAAGACGGGAACATCTCGATCAGCTAGAAACTTGAAGACTCACTTGTCTTCTCACAGGCAGACATCCTACACCTCCATTGGTCCAACCCAACATTCACCCCACAGATCCTACCAGTCTATGACTAGGAtgcccccaccccctccccagCCTATGGGCGGCCCACCACCACCTATTGGAGGGCCCCCTCAGCCAATGGGTGGCCCACCCCCCATGGGAGGGCCTCCCCAGCCCGGGGGTGGTGCCAATACAGACAGACCACCTACAACACCGAACAGAAATGCCTTACTGGCAAGCATCAATGCTCGGAGAGTCAGCTCATCTAATTTGTAA